A single genomic interval of Shewanella psychropiezotolerans harbors:
- a CDS encoding RecQ family ATP-dependent DNA helicase, which produces MSSNAITSQSYHLLQSYFGFEAFRPGQLDVINAILNGQSAAAIFPTGSGKSICYQLPAIALPHLTLVVSPLLALMQDQLAFLKQKGISAASIDSTQSREQANEIMRGIRSGQIKILMISVERLNNERFRQFISEIPLSLLVVDEAHCISEWGHNFRPDYLKLPRYRQELNIPQTLLLTATATPKVIEDMGDKFGIAKDNVSLTGFYRANLHLAVQGVKSADKLDILCHWLQPRQELSGIIYVTLQKTAEQVADHLRSRNIPAIAYHAGMNSDVRSKIQDDFMSGRQQLIVATIAFGMGIDKSDIRYVVHYDLPKSIENYAQEIGRAGRDGGDSDCLVLANGDNLSTLENFVYGDTPESSAIAIVLDEILKAAHSQSDNKGQEWELVLNSLSGQSNIRPLSLKTLLVYLELFNVIKPTYSYFAEYKYKLLKGEEEILAGFNGERRDFVHAIFNSSDKAKIWFSVNFDRLHQDYASDRQRVLKAINYLDEKGMIELQSKQMTQVYDILDPNFSAQSLQSSLFERFSQKERSEIERINHLVSFFTSDSCLSQQLAHYFADRNMTAACGTCSVCLGQLAVLPPQPYLRSLNELDFNALTQAGIIKLDKACSPVLLSRFLCGLTTPIFTRLKMRACKGHASLEKYPFGEVKLWVESNLT; this is translated from the coding sequence TATCGCCTTGCCTCACCTGACATTAGTGGTGTCGCCATTATTGGCCTTGATGCAAGATCAGCTGGCATTTCTTAAGCAGAAGGGGATTAGTGCGGCAAGCATAGATTCCACCCAGAGCCGGGAGCAAGCCAATGAAATCATGAGGGGGATAAGAAGTGGTCAGATTAAAATATTGATGATCTCCGTCGAGCGCCTCAATAACGAAAGGTTCAGACAGTTTATCTCAGAGATCCCCCTGTCTTTGTTGGTGGTGGATGAGGCGCACTGTATCTCAGAGTGGGGGCATAACTTTCGGCCCGATTACCTTAAACTACCCCGCTATCGACAAGAGCTTAATATCCCACAGACCTTACTCTTGACTGCCACAGCCACCCCTAAGGTGATTGAGGATATGGGGGATAAGTTTGGCATAGCTAAAGACAATGTCAGCTTAACTGGTTTCTATCGTGCCAATCTTCACCTGGCCGTACAGGGCGTTAAAAGCGCAGATAAACTTGATATCTTGTGCCACTGGTTACAGCCCAGACAAGAGCTGTCAGGCATCATCTACGTCACCTTGCAAAAGACTGCCGAGCAGGTGGCCGATCACCTTAGAAGCAGAAATATCCCGGCAATAGCCTATCATGCCGGCATGAACTCAGATGTCCGCTCAAAAATTCAAGATGATTTCATGTCAGGTAGGCAGCAGCTTATTGTGGCGACTATTGCTTTTGGCATGGGGATAGATAAGAGCGATATTCGCTACGTGGTGCATTATGATTTGCCAAAATCCATTGAAAACTATGCCCAGGAAATTGGCCGTGCTGGTCGTGATGGTGGCGATTCTGACTGTCTGGTGTTAGCCAATGGCGATAACTTAAGCACACTGGAAAACTTCGTCTATGGCGATACACCAGAATCTTCAGCCATTGCTATCGTGCTCGATGAAATCCTTAAGGCGGCGCATAGCCAGAGTGACAACAAAGGCCAGGAGTGGGAACTGGTGCTCAATAGCCTGTCCGGGCAATCAAATATTCGCCCCTTGTCTCTAAAGACCTTACTGGTATATCTCGAGCTGTTTAATGTGATCAAGCCCACCTACAGCTATTTTGCCGAGTATAAATATAAATTACTCAAAGGCGAAGAGGAGATCTTGGCCGGTTTTAACGGCGAGAGGCGTGATTTTGTTCACGCCATTTTTAACAGTTCAGATAAAGCTAAGATCTGGTTTAGTGTCAATTTCGATAGGCTACACCAAGATTATGCCAGTGATCGCCAGCGTGTACTCAAAGCCATTAATTACCTGGATGAAAAAGGCATGATCGAGCTTCAGAGTAAACAGATGACCCAAGTCTATGACATTCTAGATCCTAATTTCTCTGCACAATCTCTGCAGTCTTCTCTGTTTGAGCGATTTAGCCAAAAAGAGCGCAGTGAGATAGAGAGAATTAACCATCTGGTGTCCTTCTTTACGTCTGATTCATGCCTCAGCCAACAACTGGCTCACTATTTTGCCGACAGGAACATGACGGCTGCTTGTGGCACTTGCAGTGTCTGTCTGGGTCAACTGGCCGTATTACCGCCGCAACCTTACCTTCGTTCCTTAAATGAGCTCGATTTTAATGCGCTTACCCAAGCTGGCATCATAAAACTGGATAAGGCGTGCAGCCCGGTACTCTTGTCACGATTTCTGTGTGGTTTGACGACGCCCATATTCACTCGTCTCAAGATGAGGGCATGTAAAGGCCATGCTTCTTTGGAAAAATATCCCTTCGGCGAGGTAAAACTTTGGGTTGAGTCTAATCTGACCTAG
- a CDS encoding DUF885 domain-containing protein, which produces MKKATLSLAIALSFAGLGGCQTQEETSETPEAQASQQQNFATFSSQFIDDLWKESPTWALYSGFHQYDGVLKVPNAKNRELSLAFNQKELSKLASFDLDKLSANELIDYRLIENLLKRDIWEIKQFKSWQWDPSSYNVAGGFAQLVNEDFAPLDTRLRSVLARMENVPAYYQAAQDNIESPTLEHTQLAIMQNKGAFSVFSDELLTQAKESGLTADEKALFETRFNASTHAINTHIQWLDGLETQLTRDGARSFRIGEALYEEKFAFDIQAGMSGKALYEKASADKVRVQDEMAEITSRLWSTYFDTAMPADKNTATKQLIDKLSSKHVKRDAFVDEVRAQIPELIAFVKEKKLVTLDPNKPLVVRETPAYMRGFAGASISAPGPYEKSSNTYYNVTPLDGMSDESAESYLREYNHWILQVLNIHEAIPGHYTQLVYSNESPSMIKSLFGNGAMIEGWAVYSERMMLEEGYGNFEPELWLMYYKWNLRVIANTILDYSIQVKGMTEQEALNLMTQEAFQQTAEAEGKWRRATLSQVQLTSYYSGYREIYDFREELKMSQGEKFDLKGFHEQFLSYGSAPVKYIRELMMK; this is translated from the coding sequence ATGAAAAAAGCCACATTATCGCTAGCCATAGCCTTATCTTTTGCCGGATTAGGCGGATGCCAAACGCAGGAGGAAACCTCAGAGACTCCTGAGGCACAGGCCAGTCAGCAACAGAATTTCGCAACATTTTCCAGCCAGTTTATTGACGATTTATGGAAAGAGTCACCGACTTGGGCGCTTTACAGTGGTTTTCACCAATATGATGGGGTGCTTAAAGTACCCAATGCCAAGAATCGTGAACTGTCTTTAGCCTTTAACCAGAAAGAGTTGAGTAAGCTCGCCTCTTTCGATCTAGACAAGTTGTCGGCTAATGAGCTGATCGATTATCGATTGATTGAAAACTTACTTAAAAGAGACATCTGGGAGATCAAGCAGTTTAAGTCCTGGCAGTGGGATCCCTCTTCATACAATGTTGCCGGCGGCTTCGCACAGCTGGTGAACGAAGATTTTGCTCCCTTGGATACCCGTCTACGCTCGGTGCTCGCCCGAATGGAAAATGTGCCAGCTTATTATCAAGCGGCCCAGGATAATATTGAATCGCCAACGCTTGAGCATACTCAATTAGCGATAATGCAGAATAAGGGCGCCTTCTCCGTTTTTTCTGATGAGCTACTGACTCAGGCAAAAGAGTCTGGGTTAACAGCAGATGAAAAAGCCTTGTTCGAGACGCGCTTTAACGCATCGACGCACGCTATCAATACGCATATTCAGTGGCTGGATGGGTTAGAAACACAATTAACTCGGGATGGTGCGCGCAGTTTCAGAATAGGTGAAGCCCTCTACGAAGAGAAGTTTGCCTTCGATATTCAGGCCGGGATGAGTGGCAAAGCCTTATATGAGAAGGCCAGTGCCGATAAGGTTCGGGTACAGGACGAGATGGCAGAAATCACCTCTAGGCTTTGGTCTACGTATTTTGACACAGCTATGCCTGCAGATAAAAACACCGCCACCAAGCAGTTGATCGATAAATTGTCATCTAAGCATGTAAAACGCGATGCGTTTGTCGATGAAGTACGCGCACAAATCCCTGAACTCATTGCATTTGTGAAAGAAAAGAAGCTAGTCACCTTAGATCCCAATAAACCTCTGGTTGTGCGTGAGACGCCAGCCTATATGCGTGGTTTTGCCGGGGCGTCAATCAGTGCGCCTGGTCCCTATGAGAAGTCGAGTAACACTTATTATAACGTGACTCCTCTCGATGGTATGAGTGATGAATCGGCAGAAAGCTATCTGCGTGAATACAATCACTGGATCTTGCAGGTGCTTAATATTCACGAAGCCATTCCTGGTCACTACACTCAGCTGGTTTATTCAAATGAGTCGCCGAGCATGATAAAGAGCTTGTTTGGCAACGGCGCCATGATCGAAGGCTGGGCCGTGTATTCTGAGCGTATGATGCTCGAAGAAGGTTACGGTAACTTTGAGCCTGAGCTGTGGTTGATGTACTACAAGTGGAACTTACGAGTTATTGCCAACACCATTCTCGATTACAGTATTCAGGTAAAAGGCATGACTGAGCAAGAAGCCCTTAACTTGATGACCCAAGAAGCCTTCCAGCAGACGGCCGAAGCCGAAGGTAAGTGGAGGAGGGCGACGCTGAGTCAAGTACAGCTGACCAGTTACTATTCAGGTTACCGCGAGATCTATGATTTCAGGGAGGAGCTTAAAATGTCTCAAGGCGAGAAATTTGATCTTAAAGGCTTCCATGAGCAATTTCTAAGTTACGGCAGTGCCCCTGTTAAATATATCCGAGAGCTGATGATGAAATAA
- a CDS encoding response regulator transcription factor has protein sequence MSNILLVDDDLVFRELLEEALEAEGHNIVCAENGFEALAILEEDLPDIILLDIMMPKLDGFGLLAARKDQIPVIVISAIDNEDERIKGYELGADDFLTKPFSVKELLVRMIALQRRVELTRAEQFTVSPSSDTEVKFDDTQYCVSIASRKVTLTQTEFKLFKYLFERKGKVITKQELQRSVLHKDLGRFDRNLDMHISNTRRKLADTQLPKTLINTVRGQGYSFANW, from the coding sequence ATGAGCAACATATTATTGGTCGATGATGATCTAGTGTTTAGGGAATTACTTGAGGAAGCGTTAGAGGCTGAAGGACACAATATCGTCTGTGCTGAGAATGGTTTTGAAGCATTGGCAATATTAGAGGAAGACCTCCCCGATATTATTCTGCTAGATATTATGATGCCAAAATTAGATGGATTTGGTTTATTGGCTGCAAGGAAAGATCAGATCCCTGTGATAGTGATTTCTGCCATCGATAATGAAGATGAAAGAATAAAAGGCTATGAACTCGGGGCCGATGATTTCCTTACAAAGCCTTTTAGCGTAAAGGAGCTTTTAGTCCGCATGATAGCATTACAACGTCGCGTAGAATTAACTCGAGCAGAGCAATTTACTGTCAGCCCAAGCTCTGACACTGAAGTTAAATTTGACGATACTCAATATTGTGTTTCGATAGCATCGAGAAAGGTTACCCTTACTCAAACAGAATTTAAATTGTTTAAGTACCTGTTTGAACGCAAAGGGAAAGTGATCACGAAACAGGAATTACAGCGCAGTGTACTGCACAAAGATCTCGGCAGGTTCGATCGAAATCTGGATATGCATATCAGTAACACTCGCCGTAAATTAGCCGATACCCAGCTACCAAAAACTCTGATTAACACGGTCAGAGGACAAGGGTATAGCTTTGCTAATTGGTGA